The Xanthobacter flavus genome includes a window with the following:
- a CDS encoding class I fructose-bisphosphate aldolase — protein sequence MTAELDAIAQKMVADGKGILAADESGGTIKKRFDAIGVESTEENRRDYRELMFRSQGMDYISGVILYDETIRQKAKDGTTLVSLIEKAGAIPGIKVDAGAKPQPFCPGETITEGLDGLAGRLKEYYDLGARFAKWRAVIDIDTTKHIPSYTSLRANAHALARYAALCQEAKIVPIVEPEVLMDGAHDIDTCYRVTEWALKTVFEELYYQRVRLEGMVLKPNMIVPGKKSPAQASVAEVAEKTVRVLKACVPTAVPGIAFLSGGQSDEDATAHLDAMVKLGGLPWKLTYSYGRALQAAPQKAWAGKPENVAKAQAAFAHRAQMNSLAALGKWSPEDERKAA from the coding sequence ATGACGGCGGAGCTCGACGCGATCGCGCAGAAAATGGTGGCCGACGGCAAGGGCATCCTCGCGGCAGACGAGAGCGGCGGAACCATCAAGAAGCGGTTTGATGCCATCGGGGTGGAATCCACCGAGGAGAATCGTCGCGACTACCGCGAGCTGATGTTCCGCTCGCAGGGCATGGACTATATCTCCGGCGTCATCCTCTATGATGAGACCATCCGCCAGAAGGCGAAGGACGGCACGACGCTGGTCTCGCTGATCGAAAAGGCCGGCGCCATCCCCGGCATCAAGGTGGACGCCGGCGCCAAGCCGCAGCCCTTCTGCCCGGGCGAGACCATCACCGAGGGCCTCGACGGCCTGGCCGGCCGCCTCAAGGAGTATTACGACCTCGGCGCCCGCTTCGCGAAGTGGCGTGCAGTGATCGACATCGACACCACCAAGCACATCCCGTCCTACACCTCGCTCCGCGCCAACGCCCACGCGCTCGCCCGCTATGCGGCGCTGTGCCAGGAGGCGAAGATCGTCCCGATCGTCGAGCCGGAAGTGCTCATGGACGGCGCCCACGACATCGACACCTGCTACCGCGTCACCGAATGGGCGCTGAAGACGGTGTTCGAGGAGCTGTACTACCAGCGCGTCCGCCTGGAAGGCATGGTGCTCAAGCCCAACATGATCGTGCCCGGCAAGAAGAGCCCGGCGCAGGCCTCGGTGGCCGAGGTGGCGGAGAAGACCGTGCGCGTGCTCAAGGCCTGCGTGCCCACCGCCGTTCCGGGCATCGCCTTCCTTTCCGGCGGCCAGTCCGACGAGGACGCCACTGCCCATCTCGATGCCATGGTGAAGCTCGGCGGCCTGCCGTGGAAGCTCACCTATTCCTACGGCCGCGCCCTCCAGGCCGCGCCGCAGAAGGCATGGGCCGGCAAGCCCGAGAACGTCGCCAAGGCCCAGGCCGCCTTCGCCCACCGGGCGCAGATGAACTCTCTCGCGGCCCTCGGCAAGTGGTCGCCCGAGGACGAGCGCAAGGCCGCCTGA
- a CDS encoding thiamine phosphate synthase: protein MANPPPAPGARLMLVFTLTPALDPRTVEAAVRAGDVACVVLRVAPGETVDAARLAEIAGAVQRHDVAVLLDGPDGLVAAAGLDGVHVAAGPALDATLRLLKPAAIVGAGGLVTRHEAMVAGESGADYVAFGPLAPESGDFFRVLDLVGWWAELFEVPCVGVASTLDEVSALAGAGADFVAVSEALLASAGGPAKAVAAVQARLAAGASDAGKDAQ from the coding sequence ATGGCCAATCCTCCGCCCGCCCCCGGCGCCCGCCTCATGCTCGTGTTCACCCTGACGCCCGCGCTCGACCCGCGCACGGTGGAGGCGGCGGTGCGCGCGGGCGATGTGGCGTGCGTGGTTCTGCGCGTGGCGCCGGGCGAGACGGTCGATGCCGCGCGGCTCGCGGAGATTGCCGGAGCGGTGCAGCGCCATGACGTGGCCGTGCTTCTCGACGGCCCGGACGGCCTCGTCGCTGCCGCTGGCCTGGATGGCGTCCACGTCGCCGCCGGACCGGCGCTCGATGCGACCCTGCGGCTGCTGAAGCCCGCCGCCATCGTGGGAGCCGGAGGGCTGGTCACGCGCCACGAGGCCATGGTCGCGGGCGAGAGCGGCGCGGATTACGTCGCCTTTGGCCCGCTCGCCCCTGAAAGCGGGGATTTCTTTCGCGTGCTCGATCTGGTGGGCTGGTGGGCCGAACTGTTCGAGGTGCCCTGCGTCGGTGTCGCCTCCACCCTCGACGAGGTGAGCGCGCTCGCCGGAGCCGGAGCCGATTTCGTCGCCGTGTCCGAAGCGCTGCTGGCGTCGGCGGGGGGACCGGCGAAGGCGGTCGCCGCCGTGCAGGCGCGCCTTGCCGCGGGTGCGTCCGACGCGGGTAAAGACGCGCAATGA
- a CDS encoding tetratricopeptide repeat protein — translation MPFRAVLFAAALGATLAALPSLSFAQSTGGAAPSGQAAPKPAAKPKPDPKPDPKPDAKSGNKPAKSDPKAAQRPREPAPMPLLGQQISYPSLDTPGGTGDLAYGAYQRGYYISAFNEALKRARAANDPAAMTLLGELYSEGLGVPLDPKKAVEWYRKAADAGSVSALFALGNMTLAGRGVPMDEPAAAQLFRQAAEKGSAGAAYNLGLLYLQGRKIPKEPSEAARWFEIAAAKDVEDAQYALGVLLKEGNGVDKDIAASARMIGAAARLGHVTAQVEFAIMQFNGTGVPKDEAAAAAMFRKAALAGNAIAQNRYARLLAVGRGVAQDKVQAAAWHLVAKSRGLGDPMLDEVVAKLPEADRKKAQAQAARWEAGRA, via the coding sequence ATGCCTTTCCGCGCGGTGCTGTTCGCCGCCGCCCTGGGCGCGACGCTTGCCGCCCTGCCATCCCTCAGCTTTGCGCAGTCCACCGGCGGGGCTGCCCCATCCGGCCAGGCCGCGCCCAAGCCGGCGGCAAAGCCCAAGCCCGATCCAAAGCCCGATCCAAAGCCGGATGCGAAATCCGGAAACAAGCCGGCAAAGTCCGATCCGAAGGCGGCCCAGCGTCCGCGCGAACCTGCGCCCATGCCCCTGCTGGGCCAGCAGATCAGCTATCCGAGCCTGGATACCCCGGGCGGCACCGGCGATCTCGCTTATGGCGCATACCAGCGCGGCTATTACATCTCCGCCTTCAACGAGGCCCTGAAGCGTGCCCGCGCGGCTAACGATCCGGCCGCCATGACGCTGCTCGGCGAGCTCTATTCGGAAGGCCTCGGCGTGCCGCTGGACCCGAAGAAGGCCGTCGAGTGGTATCGCAAGGCGGCGGACGCCGGGTCAGTTTCCGCGCTGTTCGCTCTTGGCAACATGACGCTCGCCGGCCGGGGCGTCCCCATGGACGAGCCGGCGGCGGCGCAGCTGTTCCGACAGGCTGCGGAGAAGGGTAGCGCGGGCGCCGCCTACAATCTCGGCCTGCTTTACCTCCAGGGACGGAAGATTCCCAAGGAGCCGTCCGAGGCCGCGCGGTGGTTCGAAATCGCCGCCGCCAAGGACGTGGAGGACGCCCAGTACGCCCTCGGCGTGCTGCTGAAGGAAGGCAACGGTGTCGACAAGGATATCGCGGCCTCGGCCCGCATGATCGGTGCGGCGGCGCGGCTCGGCCACGTCACGGCGCAGGTGGAGTTCGCGATCATGCAGTTCAACGGCACCGGCGTGCCGAAGGACGAGGCCGCGGCGGCCGCCATGTTCCGCAAGGCGGCGCTGGCCGGCAATGCCATCGCCCAGAACCGCTATGCGCGGCTGCTCGCCGTGGGGCGGGGCGTCGCGCAGGACAAGGTGCAGGCGGCGGCCTGGCACCTCGTCGCGAAGAGCCGGGGCCTTGGCGATCCCATGCTGGACGAGGTGGTCGCGAAGCTTCCCGAGGCCGATCGCAAAAAGGCTCAGGCCCAGGCCGCCCGCTGGGAAGCCGGTCGCGCCTGA
- the pal gene encoding peptidoglycan-associated lipoprotein Pal codes for MRFLSLARGFRFAALFGFALALAACANNPNQNAGVGGAGGPPGSPQEFVVAVGDRVFFESDQTDLTPQARATLDRQAQWLQQYNRYTFTIEGHADERGTREYNIALGAKRAQSVRDYLTSRGIDPARMRTISYGKERPVAVCNDISCWSQNRRAVTVLNGGGA; via the coding sequence ATGCGTTTCCTCAGCCTTGCTCGCGGCTTCCGGTTCGCGGCTCTGTTCGGCTTCGCGCTGGCGCTTGCCGCGTGCGCCAACAATCCCAACCAGAATGCCGGCGTCGGCGGCGCGGGTGGCCCTCCCGGTTCCCCTCAGGAGTTCGTGGTCGCCGTCGGCGATCGCGTATTCTTCGAGAGCGACCAGACCGATCTCACCCCGCAGGCGCGTGCCACCCTGGACCGTCAGGCCCAGTGGCTGCAGCAGTACAACCGCTACACCTTCACCATCGAAGGCCATGCGGACGAGCGCGGAACCCGCGAATACAACATCGCGCTGGGGGCCAAGCGCGCCCAGAGCGTGCGGGACTACCTCACGTCCCGCGGCATCGACCCGGCCCGCATGCGGACCATCTCCTACGGCAAGGAGCGGCCGGTGGCGGTGTGCAACGACATCTCGTGCTGGTCGCAGAACCGACGCGCGGTGACGGTGCTGAACGGCGGCGGCGCCTGA
- the ybgF gene encoding tol-pal system protein YbgF: protein MKMRLRPVGVLVGTHAVLLGIAFAAALGTAAPAAAQNDGNLFGNLFKPPQPVQEAPREDPELTGRMERLESTLRQLTGQVEQLQYRNQQLEAQVRRLEEAGGGRPSAPPAASPAAGPGPAPALLPSGRPSASPAAPARRSDAFDPNMDPAAPGAPQPLGSAGSAAPPSRTVEGAPVRASTGQQVAALPSAGATVRELYDAGQSQLQRQDYAGAEQTFRQIIQASPNDRLIADATFMLGESLFLRQNYSDAAASFLEVSTKYQNSARAPEALLRLGQSLAGLGEKETACATFQEVDRKYPRTASSIRQAVEREQKRVGC, encoded by the coding sequence ATGAAGATGCGCCTGCGCCCGGTCGGTGTTCTTGTCGGCACCCACGCCGTCCTCCTCGGCATCGCCTTCGCTGCGGCCCTTGGCACGGCGGCGCCGGCGGCGGCGCAGAACGACGGCAACCTCTTCGGCAACCTCTTCAAGCCGCCCCAGCCCGTGCAGGAGGCCCCGCGCGAGGACCCCGAGCTGACAGGCCGCATGGAGCGACTGGAATCGACCTTGCGCCAGCTCACCGGCCAGGTCGAGCAACTCCAGTATCGCAACCAACAGTTGGAGGCGCAGGTGCGCCGGCTGGAAGAGGCCGGCGGTGGCCGTCCCTCGGCGCCTCCAGCCGCGTCTCCCGCCGCAGGGCCGGGGCCGGCCCCGGCCTTGCTTCCCTCCGGCCGCCCGTCGGCTTCCCCCGCCGCGCCCGCGCGTCGCTCGGACGCGTTCGATCCCAATATGGACCCCGCCGCGCCGGGCGCTCCGCAGCCGCTCGGCTCGGCCGGGAGCGCCGCGCCTCCGTCGCGCACAGTCGAGGGTGCGCCCGTGCGCGCCTCCACGGGCCAGCAGGTCGCGGCGCTGCCATCCGCCGGCGCCACGGTGCGTGAGCTGTACGATGCCGGCCAGTCCCAGCTTCAGCGCCAGGATTATGCCGGTGCCGAGCAGACGTTCCGGCAGATCATCCAGGCCTCGCCCAACGATCGCCTGATCGCCGACGCGACCTTCATGCTCGGGGAGAGCCTCTTCCTGCGGCAGAATTATTCCGACGCGGCGGCCTCGTTCCTCGAAGTCTCCACCAAGTACCAGAATTCCGCCCGCGCACCCGAGGCGCTGCTGCGCCTCGGCCAGTCGCTCGCCGGCCTCGGCGAGAAGGAGACCGCCTGCGCCACCTTCCAGGAGGTGGATCGCAAGTATCCCCGCACCGCCTCCTCCATCCGGCAGGCCGTGGAGCGCGAGCAGAAGCGCGTCGGCTGTTGA
- the tilS gene encoding tRNA lysidine(34) synthetase TilS produces the protein MARDPADRSRGTSGSPVPPGVAESIAPEPGSAIADSELDLLFARFSSHAAILIAISGGPDSTALMHLAARWRDRAPGGPRLFAATVDHGLREASAGEAAEVARLAGALKLPHRTLPWQGDKPDHGLQEAAREARYGLLAAEARRVGASALALAHTRDDQAETVLFRMARGSGLAGLAGMSAETTRGGLVLLRPFLDLPKARLLATLDAAGLVYASDPSNLDARFARPRLRALAPALAREGLDARRLSRLARRVARADAALEAATDRAEAELVTVQKSGRAISGSAFAALPEEIALRLLGRLVATQGREGPVELAKLELLLEAVLAALALAPAPFRRTLAGASVTVRKGQVLVSTAPPRRLAARIATNSSAEKAPVLGKSGPRT, from the coding sequence ATGGCGAGGGACCCCGCAGACCGTTCGCGCGGGACATCCGGATCGCCTGTCCCCCCGGGTGTTGCCGAAAGCATCGCGCCCGAGCCCGGCTCCGCCATTGCGGACAGTGAGCTGGACCTGCTGTTCGCCCGCTTCTCCAGCCATGCGGCCATCCTGATCGCCATCTCCGGCGGCCCCGATTCGACAGCTCTGATGCATCTCGCCGCGCGCTGGCGGGACCGAGCCCCAGGCGGGCCCCGGCTTTTCGCGGCGACGGTCGACCATGGCCTCAGGGAGGCCTCGGCAGGGGAGGCGGCGGAGGTGGCGCGTTTGGCGGGGGCGCTCAAGCTGCCCCATCGCACCTTGCCCTGGCAGGGCGACAAGCCGGACCATGGATTGCAGGAAGCGGCCCGCGAGGCGCGCTACGGGCTGCTTGCCGCCGAGGCGCGCCGGGTGGGGGCCTCGGCCCTCGCGCTGGCTCATACACGCGATGACCAGGCTGAAACGGTGCTGTTCCGCATGGCGCGCGGCTCCGGCCTCGCCGGCCTTGCCGGGATGAGCGCCGAGACGACCCGTGGCGGGCTCGTGCTGCTGCGGCCATTCCTCGACCTGCCCAAGGCGCGTCTTCTGGCGACGCTCGATGCGGCCGGGCTCGTCTATGCAAGCGATCCGTCCAACCTCGACGCCCGCTTTGCCCGTCCGCGGCTTAGGGCGCTTGCGCCCGCGCTGGCGCGCGAGGGGCTCGATGCGCGGCGTCTTAGCCGCCTTGCCCGTCGGGTCGCCCGCGCGGACGCGGCGCTTGAGGCGGCCACGGACCGGGCGGAGGCGGAGCTTGTTACCGTTCAGAAATCCGGCCGCGCGATCAGCGGTTCCGCTTTCGCGGCCTTGCCCGAGGAAATCGCCCTGCGGCTTCTCGGCCGATTGGTCGCCACGCAGGGCAGAGAAGGGCCGGTGGAACTCGCCAAGCTCGAGCTTCTGCTGGAGGCGGTACTGGCTGCGCTGGCGCTGGCGCCTGCTCCATTTCGCCGCACCCTTGCGGGCGCCAGCGTGACCGTCCGAAAGGGGCAGGTGCTCGTATCCACCGCACCTCCCCGGCGCCTTGCCGCAAGGATCG